CTATCAGGAAGATTTAAAAGTAAATCTATCTTAGGATTTTTTATGAGTTTATTAAAGTACTTTTTATCAAGTTTTGATATCAAAATATAATCATTTTGATAATATAAGTCATTATAATCATCATAAATTATATTTTTAAATTTAAACAATTCAACTTGATTTTTACAAGCTTCATTATAAAAATAATTAAGCTCACCACTCATGCAATCATCACTATCTAAAAAATGATAATACTCTCCACTAGCTACCATCATACCAGCATTTCTTGCAACTCCAGCATATAGATTTTCTTGAGCTAAAACTGTAATACGGTTATCTTTAGCTGCATATTCTTTTAAGATTTCTAGCGAATTATCAGTTGAACCATCATCTACACATATTATTTCTATTTCTTTTAAGCTTTGGTTTATTACACTATCTAAACACTCTCTTAAATATTTTTCAGTGTTATATACTGGGATTATTACTGATACTTTTGGGATATAATCAATCTTATTTTTAATCAAAATAGTAGCTTTTGTATCAGGGTCACCTTCAGCGTTTTTAACTACGATAACTGTTTGGCTCAATTCTTAACCCCAATATTTATCACGTCAAAACCATATTTTTTAGCTTCATTGAAATTTATTATATTTCTAGTATCATAGATTTTTTTAACCTTTATACAATCTTTAAGCTTTAAAAAATCAATATCCTTAAATTCATCCCATTCTGTCAAAATTACTAATAAATCACATTCATTGGCACATTCATAAATTGAATTTGTATAATTAACGTTATCATTTAAAATACCTTTAGCATTATTTATAGCCCTCGGATCATAAACATTTATATTTTGATAATTTTTAATAAATTCTTTTATAATTTCAATCGCTGGACTTTGTCTACAATCATCAGTGCCATTTTTAAAAGCAAGTCCTAAAATACCTATTTTTGGATTATCAATATCTTTTAACATATCCTTAATGTTATTTGCAATTTTTTTAAATCTATCATTATTACCCTTAATGGTAGTTTCTATTAAAGATACTCCTACCCCAAGCTCCTTAGCCATTCCAAGCATTGCTAAAGTATCTTTAGGAAAACAACTCCCACCAAATCCAGGTCCAACGTTTAAAAATTTATTACCAATCCTACTATCAAGTCCAATTCCAAGTGCAACATCACCTATATTTGCCCCGCTTTTTTCACAAAAATCAGCTATTTCATTTATAAAATGTATTTTCATTGCTAAAAAAGAATTAGAAGCATATTTTATAAGTTCAGCCGATTTTCTAGTTGTAATTAAAATTTTATCACTATCAATATGCGAATACAATTCTTTTATTGCTTTACTTGCCTTATCAGAATTGCTTCCTATTATAACCCTATCTGGATTATAAAAATCTTCTAAAGCATACCCTTCTCTCAAAAATTCAGGTAAAGATACTACTTCAATATTAGGAT
This is a stretch of genomic DNA from Campylobacter sp. RM12651. It encodes these proteins:
- a CDS encoding UDP-glucose/GDP-mannose dehydrogenase family protein, with the protein product MNIAIIGTGYVGLPSGIGFAKLGHNVTCVDINKSKIHSLQNGILPIYENNIEQLFLEVVNENLTFTTSYSCINEADIVILAVGTPQSNNSEKADLKYIFEAINEICKNLRDKNKYFILATKSTVPVGTGDKIEQIVHKINPNIEVVSLPEFLREGYALEDFYNPDRVIIGSNSDKASKAIKELYSHIDSDKILITTRKSAELIKYASNSFLAMKIHFINEIADFCEKSGANIGDVALGIGLDSRIGNKFLNVGPGFGGSCFPKDTLAMLGMAKELGVGVSLIETTIKGNNDRFKKIANNIKDMLKDIDNPKIGILGLAFKNGTDDCRQSPAIEIIKEFIKNYQNINVYDPRAINNAKGILNDNVNYTNSIYECANECDLLVILTEWDEFKDIDFLKLKDCIKVKKIYDTRNIINFNEAKKYGFDVINIGVKN